From Salvelinus alpinus chromosome 20, SLU_Salpinus.1, whole genome shotgun sequence:
tgcgtctaccaggagatttatcgcacaatcccccagtcgatggggtggtaattgagtcgccttcttcttacagaaggcgagagccaaatcggcatattctgaggggatgcgcacggtggagacctggtctggactttccaccgtagtcgcaccaatggaaacccctacacacctccctgagcactctcATGACCACCCTTTGAGAGCCCTCTGctgccacgaaatagtggggttaTGACAGGCAAccaaccagggtaggcccagcaccacgggaaacaggagaatcaataaggaagagacagATTCTCTCTttgtgaccctcctgcgtaaccatgCTTAGTGGAGCGGTGGCTTCCCtaatcagccctgaccctaatggtcgactatctagggcgtgcacagggaagggcatatccacaggaacaaggggaatccctaaactatgggcaaatgaacggtaaaataattcccagctgcgcctgaatctacgagcgccttatgctggaaaTGCGGGGAAAACTCTAATGTAATAAACACAAATGTAATAAACAAATGTAATAAACACATACATGtgagcaacagggggctctgggtgagcctggtgccgactcacctggggtgacacgatagtggcctgcctgctgcctcgactccctgaggaacccccccagcaccgaccagcagtgtgccctctgtggccacagatggtgcagggaatggcccctcctccggtcgccctaaatgcagcacctcccagctccatgggcatcggagcggaggtgctgggggatggaactgacaggcaccgatccggacgtccgcgggtagccagcaggttgtccagccgggtggacaggtccaccagctggtccaacgtgagggtggtgtctcggcaggccaactcccgacggacgtcctcgtgcagactgcaccggtagtgatcgatcagggccctgtcgttccatcccgcgcttGCAGCCAGGGTCCGGAAGTCCAAAGCGGaatcctgcgcgctcctcgtcccctgcctcgggtggaacagacgttcacccgccgctcgACCCTCAGGCGGGTGGTCAAAAACTGCCCAAAGCGGCAGGTGAACTCTGCGTAATGGTCCAATGCCACGTCTCCTTCACTCCAtatggcgttggcccactccagagctttgcctgagaggcaggagacaagggcggacacgctctcacgtcccgaaggagccgggtggacggtcgcCAGGTAGAGCTCAAGCTGGATTAGGAACCCCTGGCATCCGGCAGCCGTCCCGtcatactccctcgggagcgcgagCCGAATCCCGCTGGGaccgggtgaaggaggggtggacagtggGGCCTGCTGTAGTGGGGCTGTAGTGGGaccgggtgaaggaggggtggacagtggGGCCCGCTGTAGTggggctggtggaggcgctggacgacctcctcctctctcccaacgatccatcgtctgcagcacgcgatccatggcggtGCCCAGATGTTGCAATATGGTCACGTGCTGCTGGACACGCTCCTCTATCGCCACAGGGAGGgcgtctgctcctgctgactccattcttGGTGAGTAGTTCTGTAATGTGGTCTGTGTGTAGcttgtgtagaggagtcaggcgcaggacagcagatgtgAGTAAATAAACGTAATTTACTCAAAATAGACAAATATAATACAATAAAGCGAGCCCACATAACGGACCGTATTACAtacaaacaattactcacaaacaaacatgggggaccagagggttaaataatgaacaagtaattggggaattgaaaccaggtgtgtaagacaaagacaaaacaaatggaaaatgaaaagtggatcggcgatggctagaaggccggtgacgtcgaccgccgaacgccgcccgaacaaggagagggacctacttcggcggaagtcgtgacagggacttcgtaaatctctctcagatttttaccaatcccacaaggtatcaCTCCAAACACAccgaaaaggctactctccttgatgaAATCTTCACAAATAATTCTGATAGGTATCAgcctggtgttttctgtaatgcccttagtgatcactgttttactgcccgtgttcgtaatggctgctcaaaTTAAATGACCTgagagcaagccttccttcatgacttGTAACAAGCACACCCCatgaagaaaatgagaattaaaaacaggatcagcccctggtttgaccgtgatctggcagagttactccacctcaagaacaCCATTGGCGAAAGGTGCGGTTCAAGCAAATGAGAAATacgtgcactcaggctatctggGAGGTCAAGTtcgttactttaaggagcagctctctctctctctgtggttctaacccCCAAAAGTTCTGGAAAATGGTGAAAGACCTAGAGAAAAAAATCCTCCTcttcacagctgcccatgtccgttaatgttgatgatgtggttgttactgacaaggagcgtATCGTTTAACTCTTTATTCTccacttcattaagtcaagattcctatttgactcaaacatgcctccttgcccatccaacaCTTCCTCATCTCCCAGACCTTCTAATGCAACTAAccctgatgctcctccctctttttcccctgccccactACACAgcttctccctgcaggcggtgaaaggagctccttaaacttgacccccaaaaaacatctgggtcagatggtttagatcctttcttttttaaggttgctgcccctatcatcaccaagcctatctccaacctttttaacctgtctctcccctctggAGAGGTTCCCAGTACTTGGGAGGCAGCCACGATGTGTCCTTTAATGAAAAGGGAAGATCaaactgatcctaactgttataggcctatttctattttgccctgtttatcaaacatgttggaaaaacttgtcaataatcaactgactggctttcttgatgtctatagtattctctctggtatgcaatctgatttcctctcaggttatggatgtgtcactgcaaccttaaaagtCCTCAATCATGTCACCactgcccttgattctaagcaatgttgtgctgctatttttgttgacttggccaaagcttttgatacggtagaccattccattcttgtgggtcggctaaggagtattggtgtttcTGATGGGTCTTTGGTCTGGTTTTGCTAACTAACTCTCTCAAAGAGTGAAGTGTGTAAAGTCAGAACACCTACTGTCTCAGTCACTGCCTGTCACCAGGGGAGTACCCCAAAGCTCGATCCTAgaccccacgctcttctcaatttacatcaacaacatagctcagacagtaggaagctctctcatccatttatatgcagatgatacagtctcatactcagctggcccctccctggattttgtgttaaatgctctacaacaaagctttcttacgGCTTTCTCTGCCCTAATCGTTATTCTGAACACCTCCACAACAacaatgtggtttggtaagaagacttggtttcctctatcgtaattgttcctctttcaccccagctgccaaactaaccctgattcagatgaccatcctacccatagtagattacggagacgtaatttatagactGGCCGGTAAGAGTGCcctcgagtggctagatgttctttaccattcggccatcagatttgccaccaatgctccttataggacacatcactgcactctatactcctctgtaaactggccaTTTTTGTATTCCcgacgcaagacccactggttgatgcttatttataaaaccttcttaggcctcactccccctatctgagatatctactgcaaccCTTATCCTTCACatacaactacctcttccccttactgtatgtatttattttgctcctttgcacaccattatttatatttctactttgcatattcttccactgcaaatctaccattccagtgttttacttgctatattgtatttacttcgccaccatggcctttttttgcctttacctcccttatctcacctcatttgctcacattgtatatagacttatttttctactgtattattgactgtatgtttgttttactccatgtgtaactctgtgttgttgtatgtgtcgaactgctttgctttatcttggccaggtcgcagttgtaaatgagaacttgttctcaacttgcctacctggttaaataaaggtgaaataaaataaataaataaacatacaacacccattctaccagtctcattctgttaaaggtccccaatgcAAACACATTCCTGGGTCACtcttcttttcagtttgctgcagatagcgactggaaggagctgcaaaaaacactcaaactggacagttttatctccatctctacattcaaagactcaatcatggacattcTTACTGACACTTGTGACTGCTTCGTGTGACATATTGTTgtatctaccttcttgccctttgtgctgttgtctgtgcctaacAATATTTGTACCttgtttgtgctgctaccatgttgtgctgctgccatgttgtgttgctaccgtgttgttgtcatgttgtgttgctaccatgctgtgttttcatgtgttgctgtcatgctgtgttgttgtcttaggtctctctttatgtagtgttgtgatgtctcttgtcgtgatgtgtgttttatcctacatttttatttttttatcccagcccccgtctcCACAGGAGGGCTTTCCCTcttggtaggccgtcaatgtaaataagaatgttcttaattgacttgcctagttaattataggttaaatatatatacagtaccagtcaaaagtttggacacacctactcattccagggtttttctttattttttttactattttctacattgtagaataatagtgaagacatcaaaactctgaaataacacatgtagtaactaaaaaagtgttaaacaaatccaaatatattttatatttgagattcttcaaagtagccaccctttgccttgatgacagctttgcacactctaggcattctctaaaccagcttcatgaggtagtcatctggaatgcatttcaatgaacaggtgtgccttgttaaaagttcattttgtGGAatatatttccttcttaatgcgtttgagccaatcaattgtgttcgacaaggtaggggtggtatacagaagatatccatatttggtaaaagaccaagtctgtattatggcaagaacagctcaaataagcaaagagaatcgACAGTccctcattactttaagacatgaggaTCAGTCAgtcaaatttcaagaacttttaaagtttctactacatgattccgtatgtgttatttcatagtgttgatgtattTGCTatatttctacaatgtagaaaatagtgaaaacaaAGCtggacccttgaatgagtagttgtgtccaaacttttgacttgtactatatatatatatattatgtattcCTTGGGTGGTTATTTCATTCAGTCATACTGCATTTATTCTTATTTCATTGGATAACATTCTGAAAAAGGTATTCTAAGCCTGtatacacttagtgtacaaaacattaggaacaacctCCTAATATTGGGTTgctcccccttttgccctcagaacaacatCAATTCATCGGGGTATGGactcgaaagcgttccacagttgTATCAGGTTGGCtgcatgtcctttgggtggtggaccattcttgatacatatgagaaactgttgagtgtgaaaaacccagcagtgttgcagttcttgacacactcaaacctactaccataccccattcaaaggcactgaaatatTTACCCATTTACTCTCTGAATTGCACACATTCAcaaaccatgtctcaattgtctcaacgcttaaaaatcctactttaacctgtctcttccctttcatctactgattgaagtggatctaacaagtgacatcaataagggatcatagctttcacctggattcacctggtcagtctatcatGGAAAGGTTTTCCAAATGTCTTTTACACTCAGTGTCTATATATTAGTAATATCTCTAGCCTTTTGTTTTTCCCCTCGCTTATCATACAAGTTAATTTACAGAGATGTCCTTTTCACCATTATTCCCATGGTGATTTATCCAAGCCTTGTGGTGAGAAGGTTACACAGTGAATTCTAATGAAGCATGTTCTGTGAGGGCCAGGAGTCTTTCCTGTCCACCCTAGTTATTATAACTACTAATGACTCCATCAAGCTCCCTCGCTAAACCAACCATTCCTGCTTGTACTGCTTTCTCCCTAAGCTTCCCACCTCTGTAGAGGTGCGACAAATAGACATAAACAGGCAGAATCACTTCAACATCCAGCTAGACCCCTGACCTTAGAACTCCACAGTGCATGTTAACATGACCCATGTGGGCCAGCATATAGTACCTTTTAGACTAGAGACGTAACACTTATTACTGGTGGAGTCATGCTCCAGTGATTCAAGTACAACAGCATCCAGCCCTACACAACTTGTACACACACATTTTGAGCAGATATTATACTTTGAGACAGGTCCAGGAAGGTGGGCCAAACCCGTGGGCTTCATGGCTCTGCTTCCATTACATAATTGGCCGTGCTCATGTCTCCCTGTCTGGCTGACTAACTCTAACAGACCTGTCAGTCTAAAAAGCAGCACCTCAGTGtgagtgtaaatgtgtgtgtgtgtgtgtgtgtgtgtgtgtgtgtgtgtgtgtgtgtgtgtgtgtgtgtgtgtgtgtgtgtgtgtgtgtgagagatagagagagagagagagagagagagagagagagagagagagagagagagagagagagagagagagagagagagagagagagagactctctgGCTGACTCTACCACTTCCAGACCTGTCTATCCTATTAGACCTAGACCTACATCACTCCGCCACCAGAGACCATACAGATGAATTATTCATGGTAATATTATGTTTACATCACACTATGAGTCTGATGATTCATGCTTAACAGGTGTAAAGAGTTGACATTTTATCACTAATACAGCACTGTGCATTTAGTATAGTACAGCTTGTCCTACTTTGTCAGTTCTGCAGAGTCGTAGTCCAGAACCCAAGTCACGGAGACCCATAACATCAAAAGAAGGCACAAAATAACAGAAGAACTATTTTTAAAAATGTGCCTTTTTAATAAAGAGAAATGAATACTTCCGTTGATACATAAAGATACTTTCACAAGAGCAACGTTTTATTATAATCGTTATAATTAATTTTCATAAGCATTAGACATCAGATATACAAACGGTGTGTTCTGTAGCAAATATACTCTATAGTACAGCAGCAGGATTGGCATCATGTACAAAAATACACATATGATTTCTTACAGGTCGTACAACACTATAACAAAGCATCACATGAACATAAATATAGACCTCTACCTGTTGTTGAACGACAGACATGCGGAAACAGAGCTCAAGCACAACCAAACATCTACTATGACCAGGGGAAAATAACTGTACATATATGACAATATAAACACCAACAACAAGACCATATAAACATACAAACGATATGCTATAAACAACATTGACCAGCCATATAAAACAAACCCAGACACTCTTAAAATCCTCTTGAATGTATTAAACGTAGGACTCCTCAGCAAAGAACATTTGGTCAAAGTCGTCGACACACGGGTCACTACACTTCCTGCTCTGCCACTCCCTCTTCCCCTGGACGAGGGCCAGAGCCACCTCTTGACTCCTACCCAGGCATGCGTCTGCATCCACCCGCCCCTGCGAGGAAAAGTAGTCCCTCACTGCCCGCGTGGTGGAGGGTGATAGGCAGATCCCTGGCTCTGAGTTTGGGCCTGCTCCGTTGCACTGTGGCTCCACGTCAGAGACTCTAAGTCCGCTCTCAGGGAGCTGCTGATCTTTGACCCTGTGGGTCCGGGACTTGACCCTGGGCCTCTCCAGGGTAAGGCTGGAGGCTGCATCTGTCACGCATGAGGGCTCTGAGGCTCTGCGAGGCATGGTGAGGACCTTGCGGCTGGCCTCCATGGCCGGGGTGAGGGAATGAGACTTATGCCTCTGGAGGGTAAGTGTTGAGCTACTCTGTCCATAGAACACACCCTGGGGGGGCTGGATGACCTCACTTTCTATTCCAGTGGGCTGCTGGGTGACGCCACTTCTTGTGGGGGGTCTGTCGGTGACTTTGCAGGACTGGTTGTGTAGCAGCCGTAGCTCCTTTACGGTGAGGGGTTTCTCTGTGCCTCTGTAGAAAGGAGACCTACTCCCCTGTAGCTGTAGGATAGCCTGCTGGTAGGATGGAGGGCTGCTGGACCTCCTTTTGGTGGTCACCTCTACACCTTTAACCTCTGGGGATTTTGGGAGGCtaaccccttccccttccccctcccccaCTTCCTCCTCCAGGTGTCCGTTGTCGGGTTGCCGAAGCGACAGCCGTCGGTCCCTCTTGAACCAAGTGTTGGGGTGCAGGCCGTGGTGGGTGGACGGGGTCCGGGAGGAGTGGGGGGGGTGGCTTTGGCTACAGTCCACTGTGTCTCTCTTGGGGGGTGAGCCCTGGGGGGAGCGGGGTAAGCGGGgtgagagggggaagaggtgtgaGAGGGGGAAGCGGGGTGAGAGTGGGGAGTGGGGGGAAGGCTCAGCCAAATGGAAGCCTGCGCTGGTGACATAGTCCGTGGAATACTGGGAGAAGGCGGAGTCTAAGGAGCTGAGGGAGGAGCCTGTGGGGGAGGTCGCCGGGGACGACAGGCTGGAGCAGCTTGCATCCAATCGTAAAGGAGGGGGCGGGGCGTGCCTCAGCTTCCTCCGCCCAAGAGTTCcaacccctcctctttctccacctGTGACTACAATGTCTTTCAGCTGCAGAGCCCTGAGCCCCTGCTTCAGAAAtacttcatcctcctcttcctcctcctcttcttcctctccctccatcgcCGCATCGTAGCTTGCTTTACGTGATGCCAAACTGTGCTTATCTGATTGGACAATCAGAGCTCCGGGGGTGTGTCCGAGGGCGGGCTCCGAGCTGCGTCGTAACCTCCGAGGGCCATGTGATTGGACAAAGGACTGACGTGGCTGTGGTTGGCGTACGACGGAGGTGAACTTCCTGGGTCTGGGCAGTGGAGGGAGATGTAGGAGGTcatcctcagggtcagggtcagggtcagggtctggGTCACAGTCACTCAGCGTGATGACAGAGTCTCTGCTGTGGCTGTCTGGCATGGCCTTGTCCCTCAGAGGGAGGGACTCCTGGAAGGGTGACTCTGGGTCTTCGTTTAACTCGTTCTCCAGGCTGTCGTAGGATGAGTCATTCATCTGGAAAGATGACACatctatggagggagagagagagggaaagagagaagggggagtttGAGTTTGAACAAACCTCCATTTCATTAGGTAGACACAGGGTTTGAAAACTAAGCATAAAGTGCTGAAATGGTCCCTAGCATACAGCTGCCATTCAAAGAGGTT
This genomic window contains:
- the LOC139546496 gene encoding rho GTPase-activating protein 20-like isoform X4 translates to MELLLGDGNLEYHKRDRSGSCVEFYQVKMKTLAHRRQSAPSLVISKALTKSRSMSRENCLSPVSPEKCPLVQAFLSPWRVFLAHAHTQLQTGLQTQERHLFLFTDTLLIAKAKSSTHFKLKAQVRMCEMWTAGCMEDVCEGTTSPERSFVMGWPTFNCVATFSSVEHKEKWLSLIKSRINEEKEKDDPKTIPLKIFAKDIGNCAYAKTLAVSNSDSTTDVIRMALQLFGISGCVKDHQLWMSSCKDDSPYPLIGHEFPFSIKMSHIRNVGAGGDGGKDAVPPPEDQGAMLLDQCLPPDTQCQFILKPSRVGLRQAPLIEPGQKSVKRKRLLINWAFWRGSSSQLDGVPLSPTSQSPTPGRLFGRSLSSVCPPDHTLPKPVMDMLVFLYQEGPYTRGIFRRSAGAKACRELRDRLDNGTEDTHTLTHESVFVTAAVFKDFLRNVPGSLLCVDLYEQWVRVMEREEGEEKWLAIHRLVHLLPSENLLLLRHVVAVLHCIQGNAEDNQMNAFNLSVCIAPSMLWTPAPCSPRGEGEATKKVCELVRFLIENCRKVLGDDVTSLFGAFPQKSNSSDHGSDVSSFQMNDSSYDSLENELNEDPESPFQESLPLRDKAMPDSHSRDSVITLSDCDPDPDPDPDPEDDLLHLPPLPRPRKFTSVVRQPQPRQSFVQSHGPRRLRRSSEPALGHTPGALIVQSDKHSLASRKASYDAAMEGEEEEEEEEEDEVFLKQGLRALQLKDIVVTGGERGGVGTLGRRKLRHAPPPPLRLDASCSSLSSPATSPTGSSLSSLDSAFSQYSTDYVTSAGFHLAEPSPHSPLSPRFPLSHLFPLSPRLPRSPQGSPPKRDTVDCSQSHPPHSSRTPSTHHGLHPNTWFKRDRRLSLRQPDNGHLEEEVGEGEGEGVSLPKSPEVKGVEVTTKRRSSSPPSYQQAILQLQGSRSPFYRGTEKPLTVKELRLLHNQSCKVTDRPPTRSGVTQQPTGIESEVIQPPQGVFYGQSSSTLTLQRHKSHSLTPAMEASRKVLTMPRRASEPSCVTDAASSLTLERPRVKSRTHRVKDQQLPESGLRVSDVEPQCNGAGPNSEPGICLSPSTTRAVRDYFSSQGRVDADACLGRSQEVALALVQGKREWQSRKCSDPCVDDFDQMFFAEESYV
- the LOC139546496 gene encoding rho GTPase-activating protein 20-like isoform X3 codes for the protein MELLLGDGNLEYHKRDRSGSCVEFYQVKQMKTLAHRRQSAPSLVISKALTKSRSMSRENCLSPVSPEKCPLVQAFLSPWRVFLAHAHTQLQTGLQTQERHLFLFTDTLLIAKAKSSTHFKLKAQVRMCEMWTAGCMEDVCEGTTSPERSFVMGWPTFNCVATFSSVEHKEKWLSLIKSRINEEKEKDDPKTIPLKIFAKDIGNCAYAKTLAVSNSDSTTDVIRMALQLFGISGCVKDHQLWMSSCKDDSPYPLIGHEFPFSIKMSHIRNVGAGGDGGKDAVPPPEDQGAMLLDQCLPPDTQCQFILKPSRVGLRQAPLIEPGQKSVKRKRLLINWAFWRGSSSQLDGVPLSPTSQSPTPGRLFGRSLSSVCPPDHTLPKPVMDMLVFLYQEGPYTRGIFRRSAGAKACRELRDRLDNGTEDTHTLTHESVFVTAAVFKDFLRNVPGSLLCVDLYEQWVRVMEREEGEEKWLAIHRLVHLLPSENLLLLRHVVAVLHCIQGNAEDNQMNAFNLSVCIAPSMLWTPAPCSPRGEGEATKKVCELVRFLIENCRKVLGDDVTSLFGAFPQKSNSSDHGSDVSSFQMNDSSYDSLENELNEDPESPFQESLPLRDKAMPDSHSRDSVITLSDCDPDPDPDPDPEDDLLHLPPLPRPRKFTSVVRQPQPRQSFVQSHGPRRLRRSSEPALGHTPGALIVQSDKHSLASRKASYDAAMEGEEEEEEEEEDEVFLKQGLRALQLKDIVVTGGERGGVGTLGRRKLRHAPPPPLRLDASCSSLSSPATSPTGSSLSSLDSAFSQYSTDYVTSAGFHLAEPSPHSPLSPRFPLSHLFPLSPRLPRSPQGSPPKRDTVDCSQSHPPHSSRTPSTHHGLHPNTWFKRDRRLSLRQPDNGHLEEEVGEGEGEGVSLPKSPEVKGVEVTTKRRSSSPPSYQQAILQLQGSRSPFYRGTEKPLTVKELRLLHNQSCKVTDRPPTRSGVTQQPTGIESEVIQPPQGVFYGQSSSTLTLQRHKSHSLTPAMEASRKVLTMPRRASEPSCVTDAASSLTLERPRVKSRTHRVKDQQLPESGLRVSDVEPQCNGAGPNSEPGICLSPSTTRAVRDYFSSQGRVDADACLGRSQEVALALVQGKREWQSRKCSDPCVDDFDQMFFAEESYV